The following coding sequences are from one Sander lucioperca isolate FBNREF2018 chromosome 2, SLUC_FBN_1.2, whole genome shotgun sequence window:
- the mfsd10 gene encoding major facilitator superfamily domain-containing protein 10 isoform X2, translating to MRKRESTLESGTEERQYSGMSAVNKSAEDGSTFSSKVINIVFITLLLDLLGFTLILPLLPSILDHYAQTGDGVYQSLQSVVDWFREAVGIPMEKKYNSVLFGGLIGSLFSLLQFLSSPVTGALSDHYGRRPLLILTTLGLMSSYAVWAVSQSFSMFLLFRVIGGICKGNVSLCTAVMADLPCPKARNRGMAMIGIAFSLGFTVGPLMGAYFALSSRTTGNVFYQTPALLALAFSAADLLFIWVMLPETLTKDVKASSSELGDSRDLLNPISLFHFSALTRTKDPPPKERMQKLRALGLVYFCYLFLFSGLEFTLSFLTHQRFHFTSMQQGKMFFFIGVIMASIQGGYARRIKPGQHIRAVQVAIILLIPAFILIGLSWNITMLYVGLALYSFAAIVVPCLSTLVSDHGSANQKGTVMGILRSLGALARALGPVVSSSVYWIAGPQICFLLTSASFIIPLALLRTARRLKEE from the exons atgagaaagagagaaagtacgCTCGAGTCGG GAACAGAAGAGAGACAGTATTCAGGAATGTCAGCTGTAAACAAATCTGCAGAGGATGGCAGCACCTTCTCGTCGAAGGTCATCAACATTGTGTTTATCACGCTGCTGTTGGACCTGCTCGGATTTACACTGATTCTACCTCTGCTGCCTTCGATTTTGGACCATTATGCACAAACAggg GATGGCGTATATCAGTCTCTGCAGAGTGTCGTGGACTGGTTCAGGGAGGCCGTGGGGATTCCAATGGAAAAGAAATACAACAGTGTTTTGTTTGGag gtCTGATCGGGTCGCTGTTTTCTCTGCTGCAGTTCCTGTCGTCACCTGTAACTGGGGCTCTGTCAGACCACTATGGCAGGCGGCCCTTGCTCATTCTTACCACA TTAGGGCTGATGTCCTCCTATGCGGTCTGGGCTGTTTCCCAGAGTTTCAGCATGTTCCTTTTGTTTCGAGTAATTGGGGGCATTTGTAAGGGCAACGTCAGCCTCTGCACTGCTGTCATGGCAGACTTGCCTTGCCCGAAAGCGCGGAACAGAGGAATG GCTATGATCGGCATTGCCTTCTCCCTGGGCTTCACTGTGGGACCTTTGATGGGTGCCTATTTTGCCCTCAGCTCCAGAACAACAGGAAATGTCTTCTACCAAACTCCAGCTCTGCTCGCCTTGGCCTTCAGTGCTGCTGATCTGCTCTTTATTTGGGTCATGCTGCCAGAGACACTCACAAAGGATGTCAAG GCTTCATCTTCAGAGTTGGGGGACTCCAGGGACCTTTTGAACCCAATATCTTTGTTCCATTTTTCAGCTCTTACCAGGACAAAAGATCCACCTCCAAAAGAAA GAATGCAGAAGCTTCGAGCGTTGGGCTTGGTTTATTTCTGCTATCTCTTCCTGTTCTCTGGTCTGGAGTTCACGCTGAGTTTTCTAACTCATCAACGCTTCCACTTTACAAG TATGCAGCAGGGAAAGATGTTCTTCTTCATTGGTGTCATCATGGCTTCAATCCAGGGAGGTTATGCTCGCAGAATCAAACCTGGGCAGCATATCAGGGCTGTTCAAGTG gCAATAATATTATTAATCCCAGCATTTATTCTCATCGGGCTCTCATGGAATATAACAATGCTTTACGTTGGCTTGGCGTTATACTCATTTG CTGCAATAGTAGTTCCATGCCTGTCAACCcttgtttctgaccatg GGTCGGCCAATCAAAAGGGCACAGTGATGGGGATACTGCGTAGTTTGGGCGCTCTGGCCAGAGCACTAGGACCAGTTGTGTCATCCTCTG TTTACTGGATAGCTGGACCTCAGATCTGTTTTCTCCTCACATCAGCCTCTTTCATTATTCCTCTGGCTCTCCTGAGAACAGCCAGGAGGCTAAAGGAGGAGTGA
- the mfsd10 gene encoding major facilitator superfamily domain-containing protein 10 isoform X1, which yields MRKRESTLESGTEERQYSGMSAVNKSAEDGSTFSSKVINIVFITLLLDLLGFTLILPLLPSILDHYAQTGDGVYQSLQSVVDWFREAVGIPMEKKYNSVLFGGLIGSLFSLLQFLSSPVTGALSDHYGRRPLLILTTLGLMSSYAVWAVSQSFSMFLLFRVIGGICKGNVSLCTAVMADLPCPKARNRGMAMIGIAFSLGFTVGPLMGAYFALSSRTTGNVFYQTPALLALAFSAADLLFIWVMLPETLTKDVKASSSELGDSRDLLNPISLFHFSALTRTKDPPPKERMQKLRALGLVYFCYLFLFSGLEFTLSFLTHQRFHFTSMQQGKMFFFIGVIMASIQGGYARRIKPGQHIRAVQVAIILLIPAFILIGLSWNITMLYVGLALYSFAAAIVVPCLSTLVSDHGSANQKGTVMGILRSLGALARALGPVVSSSVYWIAGPQICFLLTSASFIIPLALLRTARRLKEE from the exons atgagaaagagagaaagtacgCTCGAGTCGG GAACAGAAGAGAGACAGTATTCAGGAATGTCAGCTGTAAACAAATCTGCAGAGGATGGCAGCACCTTCTCGTCGAAGGTCATCAACATTGTGTTTATCACGCTGCTGTTGGACCTGCTCGGATTTACACTGATTCTACCTCTGCTGCCTTCGATTTTGGACCATTATGCACAAACAggg GATGGCGTATATCAGTCTCTGCAGAGTGTCGTGGACTGGTTCAGGGAGGCCGTGGGGATTCCAATGGAAAAGAAATACAACAGTGTTTTGTTTGGag gtCTGATCGGGTCGCTGTTTTCTCTGCTGCAGTTCCTGTCGTCACCTGTAACTGGGGCTCTGTCAGACCACTATGGCAGGCGGCCCTTGCTCATTCTTACCACA TTAGGGCTGATGTCCTCCTATGCGGTCTGGGCTGTTTCCCAGAGTTTCAGCATGTTCCTTTTGTTTCGAGTAATTGGGGGCATTTGTAAGGGCAACGTCAGCCTCTGCACTGCTGTCATGGCAGACTTGCCTTGCCCGAAAGCGCGGAACAGAGGAATG GCTATGATCGGCATTGCCTTCTCCCTGGGCTTCACTGTGGGACCTTTGATGGGTGCCTATTTTGCCCTCAGCTCCAGAACAACAGGAAATGTCTTCTACCAAACTCCAGCTCTGCTCGCCTTGGCCTTCAGTGCTGCTGATCTGCTCTTTATTTGGGTCATGCTGCCAGAGACACTCACAAAGGATGTCAAG GCTTCATCTTCAGAGTTGGGGGACTCCAGGGACCTTTTGAACCCAATATCTTTGTTCCATTTTTCAGCTCTTACCAGGACAAAAGATCCACCTCCAAAAGAAA GAATGCAGAAGCTTCGAGCGTTGGGCTTGGTTTATTTCTGCTATCTCTTCCTGTTCTCTGGTCTGGAGTTCACGCTGAGTTTTCTAACTCATCAACGCTTCCACTTTACAAG TATGCAGCAGGGAAAGATGTTCTTCTTCATTGGTGTCATCATGGCTTCAATCCAGGGAGGTTATGCTCGCAGAATCAAACCTGGGCAGCATATCAGGGCTGTTCAAGTG gCAATAATATTATTAATCCCAGCATTTATTCTCATCGGGCTCTCATGGAATATAACAATGCTTTACGTTGGCTTGGCGTTATACTCATTTG CAGCTGCAATAGTAGTTCCATGCCTGTCAACCcttgtttctgaccatg GGTCGGCCAATCAAAAGGGCACAGTGATGGGGATACTGCGTAGTTTGGGCGCTCTGGCCAGAGCACTAGGACCAGTTGTGTCATCCTCTG TTTACTGGATAGCTGGACCTCAGATCTGTTTTCTCCTCACATCAGCCTCTTTCATTATTCCTCTGGCTCTCCTGAGAACAGCCAGGAGGCTAAAGGAGGAGTGA